From Cyclobacteriaceae bacterium, a single genomic window includes:
- the trxB gene encoding thioredoxin-disulfide reductase, translating into MTKEKVKVLIIGSGPAGYTAAIYAARAGMNPVLYTGGQPGGQLTITGEVENFPGYPKGIDGPQMMMDLQAQAERFDTSVRHGLATKVDFSGYPFKAIIDDTHEIEAEAVIIATGATAKYLGLPSEQHFVNRGVSACAVCDGFFYKGMEVAVVGAGDSAAEEATYLSKLCPKVYLIVRKDEMRASRIMQERVKNNPKIEILWNSETEEVLGDHEVNGMKIFNNKTGERRIIPIKGFFVAIGHKPNTDIFQNQIEMDETGYIIVKPGTTRTNIEGVFAVGDAADKVYRQAVTAAGTGCMGALDAERWLAAKELEPVS; encoded by the coding sequence ATGACAAAGGAAAAAGTTAAGGTTTTGATTATTGGTTCTGGCCCTGCAGGCTATACCGCAGCAATCTATGCGGCACGTGCAGGTATGAACCCAGTGCTTTATACTGGCGGCCAGCCAGGAGGCCAGCTGACCATCACAGGTGAGGTGGAGAACTTCCCGGGCTATCCAAAGGGAATTGACGGGCCCCAGATGATGATGGATCTGCAGGCACAGGCGGAGCGTTTTGATACAAGCGTCAGGCACGGCCTGGCAACGAAGGTTGACTTCTCCGGATATCCCTTTAAAGCAATCATTGACGACACCCACGAGATCGAAGCGGAAGCGGTGATCATCGCGACAGGTGCTACTGCCAAGTATCTAGGTTTACCATCCGAGCAGCATTTTGTTAACCGCGGGGTATCTGCCTGCGCAGTGTGCGACGGATTCTTTTATAAAGGAATGGAAGTCGCCGTTGTTGGTGCAGGTGATTCTGCAGCAGAGGAGGCTACTTATCTTTCAAAATTATGTCCGAAGGTTTATCTCATTGTAAGAAAGGATGAGATGAGAGCTTCCAGGATCATGCAGGAGCGTGTAAAGAACAACCCAAAGATCGAGATCCTCTGGAATTCAGAAACTGAAGAAGTGCTGGGAGATCATGAGGTCAATGGAATGAAGATATTCAATAACAAGACCGGTGAAAGAAGGATCATCCCGATCAAGGGATTCTTTGTGGCGATCGGACATAAGCCCAACACTGACATTTTTCAGAATCAGATTGAGATGGATGAGACCGGTTACATCATTGTGAAGCCTGGAACAACCCGCACTAATATTGAGGGAGTATTTGCAGTAGGAGATGCAGCGGATAAGGTATATCGTCAGGCGGTGACGGCTGCCGGCACAGGTTGTATGGGTGCATTGGATGCAGAGCGCTGGCTTGCTGCAAAAGAGCTTGAGCCCGTATCATGA
- the pnp gene encoding polyribonucleotide nucleotidyltransferase, protein MKPTPITKSCTLPDGREITIETGKLARQADGSVVLRLANTMLLATVVSNKDGKEGADFLPLSVDYQEKFASTGKIPGGFLRREGKLSDYEVLISRLVDRAIRPLFPADYHAETQVIIQLISGDENALPDALAAFAASAALSVSDIPFQGPISEVRVARIDGKFIVNPTLEQKEKADLDLIVAGSLDNILMVEGESKEVSEDDMLEGIKVAHEAIKVQCNLQIELTKAVGKTEKRTYSHEKHDLVLKEQMEKLLYDKAYAVAQKQTSAKHLRSDLFGQVLEDYFATLPEDTTVDKGMAKHYYHDIQKKASRDLVLNERVRLDGRKTNEIRSIWSEVDYLPMAHGSAVFTRGETQSLSTVTLGTKLDEQMIDGAMFSGNNKFILHYNFPSFSTGEVKPNRGPGRREIGHGNLAYRSLKQVLPEADKNPYTIRVVSDILESNGSSSMATVCAGSLALMDAGVPIKAPVSGIAMGMISDKGRYAILSDILGDEDHLGDMDFKVTGTEKGITGCQMDLKVDGLTYEVLKEALMQAKEGRLHILNEMKKSLQASRADLKPHAPRAHTIIIEKELIGAVIGPGGKIIQDIQNTTGATVVIEEKDKKGVVSIFATNQAAMDGAMKRINAIVAVPEVGTVYDGIVKSIMPFGAFVEFMPGKDGLLHISEIKWERLENMEGVLEVGEQVKVKLVEVDKKTGKFRLSRKVLLPKPPTKQEPVQA, encoded by the coding sequence ATGAAACCAACTCCGATTACCAAATCCTGTACGTTACCTGACGGCAGGGAGATCACCATTGAGACAGGCAAACTAGCAAGACAAGCAGACGGTTCTGTTGTATTGAGATTAGCGAATACAATGTTACTCGCCACCGTCGTATCCAATAAGGATGGAAAAGAAGGCGCAGACTTTCTGCCTCTTTCCGTTGACTACCAGGAAAAATTCGCATCCACCGGCAAGATCCCGGGAGGATTTTTACGTCGTGAAGGTAAGCTTTCCGACTATGAAGTATTGATCAGCAGGTTGGTGGACAGGGCTATACGTCCCTTATTCCCAGCAGATTACCACGCTGAAACTCAGGTGATCATCCAATTGATCTCCGGTGATGAAAATGCTTTGCCAGATGCTCTTGCAGCATTCGCAGCATCAGCAGCTCTTTCAGTTTCTGATATCCCTTTCCAGGGTCCGATCTCTGAAGTACGTGTTGCCCGCATCGATGGCAAGTTCATCGTAAACCCAACACTGGAGCAAAAGGAGAAAGCAGATCTGGATCTGATCGTAGCAGGATCTCTCGACAACATTCTGATGGTCGAAGGAGAATCAAAGGAAGTAAGTGAAGATGATATGCTTGAAGGAATCAAGGTAGCTCATGAAGCGATCAAGGTTCAGTGCAATCTTCAGATCGAACTTACCAAAGCAGTTGGTAAAACTGAAAAGAGAACTTACAGCCATGAAAAGCATGACCTTGTTCTTAAAGAACAAATGGAAAAGCTTTTATATGATAAGGCATATGCCGTAGCACAGAAGCAGACATCCGCAAAGCACCTGCGCTCCGATCTTTTCGGACAAGTGCTGGAGGATTACTTCGCAACATTACCGGAAGACACTACTGTGGACAAGGGAATGGCGAAGCACTATTATCATGACATTCAGAAGAAAGCTTCCCGTGACCTCGTTCTTAATGAGCGCGTTCGCCTGGATGGAAGAAAGACCAACGAGATCAGATCCATCTGGTCTGAAGTGGACTACCTTCCAATGGCACACGGATCAGCAGTATTCACACGCGGTGAAACACAATCACTCAGCACGGTAACATTAGGTACCAAGCTTGACGAACAGATGATTGATGGAGCAATGTTCTCCGGAAATAACAAGTTCATCCTTCATTACAATTTCCCGTCATTCTCAACCGGCGAAGTAAAGCCTAACCGCGGTCCCGGCAGAAGAGAGATCGGTCATGGAAACCTTGCCTATCGTTCATTGAAGCAAGTGCTTCCGGAAGCAGACAAGAATCCATACACCATTCGTGTGGTTTCTGATATCCTTGAATCCAATGGTTCATCATCCATGGCAACTGTATGTGCTGGTTCACTGGCCCTTATGGATGCAGGCGTGCCAATCAAAGCACCTGTTTCAGGTATTGCGATGGGTATGATCTCTGATAAAGGACGTTATGCGATCCTGTCTGATATCCTCGGAGATGAAGATCATTTGGGAGATATGGATTTCAAGGTTACGGGTACTGAAAAAGGAATCACTGGTTGCCAGATGGACCTTAAAGTAGACGGACTTACATACGAAGTTTTGAAAGAGGCTTTAATGCAGGCAAAAGAAGGAAGACTTCATATCCTTAACGAGATGAAGAAATCACTTCAGGCATCCCGTGCGGACCTAAAGCCACATGCACCAAGAGCTCATACTATAATTATCGAGAAAGAGTTGATCGGCGCGGTAATCGGGCCCGGTGGAAAGATCATTCAGGACATTCAGAACACTACTGGTGCTACTGTTGTCATTGAAGAGAAAGACAAGAAGGGTGTGGTCAGCATCTTTGCAACCAACCAGGCTGCCATGGATGGTGCGATGAAGAGGATCAATGCGATCGTTGCGGTTCCAGAAGTTGGAACTGTTTATGATGGTATTGTAAAATCAATCATGCCGTTCGGTGCGTTTGTTGAATTCATGCCAGGCAAGGATGGATTACTTCATATCTCTGAGATCAAGTGGGAGCGCCTTGAAAATATGGAAGGCGTGCTTGAAGTTGGAGAGCAGGTGAAAGTGAAGCTCGTGGAAGTCGATAAGAAAACCGGAAAGTTCCGTTTGTCAAGGAAGGTATTGCTACCAAAGCCTCCGACAAAGCAGGAGCCTGTGCAGGCATAG
- the rpsO gene encoding 30S ribosomal protein S15 — protein MILDSAKKQELFSKHGVAKSKTDTGSPESQIALFTFRINSLTEHLKKHKKDFSTQQGLLNLVGQRKKLLGYLQKSNIDRYRSIIAELELRK, from the coding sequence ATGATCCTCGATTCAGCAAAAAAACAAGAACTTTTCAGCAAGCACGGAGTGGCCAAATCCAAGACCGATACCGGCTCACCTGAGTCTCAAATTGCCCTTTTTACCTTCAGAATCAACTCTTTGACAGAGCATTTGAAGAAACACAAGAAAGACTTTTCGACCCAGCAAGGCCTTCTTAACCTTGTAGGTCAGCGCAAGAAGCTTCTGGGCTACCTCCAGAAGTCCAATATTGACCGCTACAGGTCAATTATTGCTGAGCTTGAGCTTCGTAAATAA
- a CDS encoding YjgP/YjgQ family permease yields the protein MKKIDKLILTSFLGPFILTFLVVVFILLLQHMLKYFDDIIGKDLGWDVVGALLFYFAIFMTPLALPLAVLLSSLITFGNLSEHFEITAIKSLGISLSRALVPIFFFVVFLTCFAFYVNNNVVPKAALEAYSLMYDIKQKKPALDLEEGTFYSGIPEISIKVGKKFKDGSSLKNVIIYDHRGMTGNKKVTIADSGRMFTILNDQYLKLELYDGYDFTEGTSNHAQTGSANSAESLRKTKFGKMDIVFDLSSFGLQRTEKKWFQGNRIMRNILELDQDMDSVNREINGTRLITYYSRNQMFAFHGRTDTLDLPPDLKAYKERKDSITELKNPGSTKLPQVQLYKAYTRDSLTAKDYHVSDSVFVAPANISEVTTALNQTRVMKSSLSNMNATKTGYGSEYKVFRTQWHKIFSNSIACIVMFLIGAPLGAIIKKGGLGVPVITSIMFFIFFYLISSTGEKWAAQDKIPVPVGIWAADFLLTIIGLLFLRQARLDARLFDADFYNVFFDKLRKRFGIKKPAVQ from the coding sequence ATGAAGAAAATAGATAAGCTTATCCTCACCTCGTTTCTTGGGCCGTTTATCCTGACGTTTCTGGTCGTGGTGTTTATCCTGCTGCTTCAGCACATGCTCAAGTATTTCGATGACATCATCGGAAAAGACCTGGGCTGGGATGTTGTCGGGGCTCTTTTATTCTACTTTGCCATCTTCATGACTCCGCTGGCATTGCCGCTGGCGGTGCTGCTTTCCTCTCTCATTACCTTTGGAAATCTCAGCGAGCATTTTGAGATCACCGCTATTAAAAGTCTTGGCATATCCCTGTCGCGGGCTCTGGTCCCCATTTTCTTCTTTGTGGTCTTTCTCACCTGCTTCGCCTTCTACGTCAACAATAATGTGGTGCCGAAAGCGGCCCTGGAAGCCTACAGTCTGATGTATGACATCAAGCAGAAAAAGCCTGCCCTTGATCTGGAAGAAGGGACTTTTTATTCCGGGATACCGGAGATCAGCATCAAGGTCGGTAAGAAATTCAAGGATGGATCGTCCTTAAAGAATGTGATCATCTACGATCACCGCGGTATGACGGGTAACAAGAAAGTTACCATTGCCGATTCAGGAAGGATGTTCACCATATTAAATGATCAGTATCTCAAGCTGGAGCTTTATGATGGTTATGATTTTACGGAAGGTACTTCCAATCATGCTCAGACAGGTTCAGCCAACTCTGCTGAGTCGTTGAGAAAAACCAAGTTCGGAAAGATGGACATTGTCTTTGACCTGTCATCGTTCGGACTGCAGCGCACAGAAAAGAAATGGTTTCAGGGCAACCGCATCATGCGAAATATTCTTGAGCTGGATCAGGACATGGACTCTGTTAACCGGGAGATCAACGGCACAAGATTGATCACATACTACTCCAGGAACCAGATGTTTGCTTTTCATGGCAGGACCGACACACTCGATCTGCCACCGGATCTTAAGGCGTACAAAGAACGAAAGGATTCCATTACAGAGCTTAAAAATCCGGGATCTACTAAGTTGCCGCAGGTTCAGTTGTATAAGGCATACACCAGGGATTCACTAACGGCAAAAGACTATCATGTTTCAGATAGTGTTTTTGTAGCACCTGCCAATATCAGTGAAGTGACCACAGCCCTCAATCAAACCAGGGTGATGAAGAGTTCGCTGTCGAATATGAATGCCACAAAGACTGGCTATGGTTCAGAGTATAAAGTGTTCCGTACACAATGGCATAAGATATTCTCCAATTCCATTGCATGCATCGTAATGTTTCTGATCGGTGCGCCGCTCGGGGCAATTATTAAGAAAGGCGGGCTTGGTGTTCCGGTGATCACATCAATCATGTTCTTCATCTTCTTCTATCTCATCTCCAGTACAGGGGAGAAGTGGGCGGCTCAGGATAAGATACCAGTGCCGGTGGGGATATGGGCGGCCGACTTCCTGCTGACAATTATCGGACTATTGTTCCTGCGCCAGGCAAGACTTGATGCACGGTTGTTTGACGCAGACTTCTATAATGTGTTCTTCGACAAGCTGAGGAAGCGTTTTGGGATAAAGAAGCCGGCTGTTCAGTAG
- a CDS encoding ATPase, with protein sequence MTKKQLFTADYELHASVKMLYPYMQTASGLSEWFADDVKISPEKVFKFYWDHEERKAVISSQRANHFVRFEYLPENEDDKTDPSYFELNLEVNELTQMTFLKVYDYSDFNDMEELQDLWDGLVDNLKKVVGG encoded by the coding sequence ATGACCAAGAAGCAACTTTTTACTGCTGACTACGAACTTCACGCTTCTGTAAAAATGCTTTATCCTTATATGCAGACCGCCAGCGGTTTATCCGAATGGTTTGCTGATGATGTAAAGATCAGTCCTGAAAAAGTATTCAAGTTCTACTGGGATCATGAAGAACGCAAAGCCGTCATCAGTTCACAACGCGCCAATCATTTCGTGCGGTTTGAATACCTCCCCGAGAACGAAGACGACAAGACCGATCCCTCCTATTTCGAACTCAATCTTGAAGTCAACGAGCTTACCCAGATGACTTTTCTTAAAGTGTACGACTATTCAGATTTCAATGACATGGAAGAACTCCAGGATCTATGGGATGGACTGGTTGACAATCTGAAGAAGGTTGTTGGTGGATAG
- the pgi gene encoding glucose-6-phosphate isomerase: MLPNVNPIETRVWQRMTAHYLDMQATPMRFLFESDPQRFQNYHLQFEDILVDYSKNIINEDTMKLLLELAKECNLTEAIEAMFNGQPINQTERRPVLHVALRNRSNAPILANGENVMPLVNAALAQMKSFSDRLLSGEWKGHSGKAITDIVNIGIGGSDLGPLMVTEALKPYQKNIKPHFVSNIDGTHLAETLKIVNPDTTLFIIASKTFTTQETMTNAESARNWFLEKTNQKGDVSKHFVALSTNEKDVKAFGIAPENMFVFWDWVGGRYSLWSSIGLSIACTIGYDNFVQLLEGANAMDDHFKTTPAEKNIPVILALIGIWYTNFFDAQSEAILPYDQYLHRFAAYFQQGNMESNGKSVDRNGQPVLYQTGPVIWGEPGTNGQHAFYQLIHQGTKVIPCDFIAPVISHNPIGDHHAILLSNFFAQTEALMMGKTEDEVKAELKGKGMSEDEIAFLVPYRVFSGNRPSNSFMFKQLTPRTLGSLIAMYEHKIFVQGVIWNIFSFDQWGVELGKVLAKKILPELSSNTEVTSHDSSTNGLIAYFKRLKR, translated from the coding sequence ATGCTCCCTAACGTAAATCCTATCGAAACACGCGTGTGGCAAAGAATGACTGCCCATTATCTAGACATGCAGGCAACTCCCATGCGCTTCCTGTTTGAATCGGATCCTCAGCGCTTCCAGAATTATCATCTTCAGTTTGAAGACATCCTTGTTGATTACTCCAAAAACATCATCAATGAAGATACCATGAAGCTTCTGCTGGAGCTGGCGAAAGAATGTAATCTTACCGAAGCGATCGAAGCGATGTTCAACGGGCAACCGATCAATCAGACGGAACGCCGACCTGTTCTTCACGTTGCCTTACGCAACAGAAGCAACGCTCCTATACTCGCGAATGGAGAAAATGTAATGCCGCTGGTGAATGCTGCGCTGGCACAAATGAAATCATTCTCCGATCGTCTTCTCTCCGGTGAGTGGAAAGGTCATTCCGGAAAGGCGATCACAGACATTGTCAATATTGGTATTGGCGGATCGGATCTCGGACCATTGATGGTCACGGAAGCATTGAAGCCATATCAAAAGAATATCAAGCCGCACTTCGTTTCCAATATCGATGGAACACACCTTGCGGAAACATTAAAGATCGTTAATCCCGATACCACACTCTTCATCATTGCTTCCAAAACGTTTACCACACAGGAGACGATGACGAACGCAGAATCAGCGAGAAACTGGTTCCTGGAAAAGACCAACCAGAAAGGAGATGTATCGAAACATTTCGTTGCGCTTTCCACCAATGAGAAAGATGTAAAGGCATTCGGTATTGCACCTGAGAATATGTTTGTATTCTGGGATTGGGTCGGTGGACGCTATTCACTATGGTCTTCCATCGGTCTGTCCATCGCATGTACCATCGGCTATGACAATTTTGTTCAGTTGCTGGAAGGTGCCAATGCCATGGATGACCATTTCAAAACCACACCAGCAGAAAAGAACATTCCAGTTATCCTTGCACTCATTGGTATCTGGTACACCAACTTCTTCGATGCACAAAGTGAAGCCATCCTTCCATATGATCAATATCTTCATCGCTTTGCCGCTTACTTCCAGCAGGGAAATATGGAAAGCAATGGAAAGTCTGTTGATCGCAATGGTCAGCCTGTATTATATCAGACGGGTCCGGTTATCTGGGGCGAACCAGGAACCAATGGCCAGCATGCATTCTATCAATTAATTCACCAGGGAACCAAAGTCATACCATGTGATTTCATTGCACCGGTGATCAGTCACAACCCGATCGGTGATCATCATGCGATCCTTCTTTCCAACTTCTTTGCTCAGACAGAAGCATTGATGATGGGCAAGACGGAAGATGAGGTGAAGGCCGAACTCAAGGGTAAGGGAATGAGTGAAGATGAGATTGCATTCCTGGTACCATACCGTGTCTTCTCAGGAAACAGACCGAGCAACTCATTTATGTTCAAGCAGCTTACACCCCGTACGCTGGGCAGCCTGATCGCCATGTATGAGCACAAGATCTTCGTCCAGGGAGTGATCTGGAACATCTTCAGCTTCGACCAGTGGGGAGTGGAATTAGGGAAAGTGCTGGCCAAGAAAATCCTGCCCGAATTGAGCTCAAATACCGAGGTCACTTCTCACGATTCTTCCACAAATGGCCTTATAGCTTATTTCAAACGGTTGAAAAGATAG
- the pfkA gene encoding 6-phosphofructokinase encodes MTDTKISKIGVFTSGGDAPGMNAAIRAVVRAGIYYQKELFGIIHGYEGMIEGEIVKLGARSVGNILQRGGTILKSARSDNFRTKEGRAKAYETLKKNNIDALVAIGGDGTFTGLHLFYQEFGIPSVCIPGTIDNDIAGTDYTIGYDTATNTAVEAIDKIRDTALSHNRLFFIEVMGRHSGYIALNSGIAGGAVAIIIPEQEISFDQLYSVLEQSGRTSKKSSLVVVAEGSKIGGANDLARMVAERSNYFDIKVTILGHLQRGGAPTYFDRVLASRMGVAAVEGLINNEKDCMVGIHNNQIVFNPFDSIMNGQHHEIDQESLRLAKILSI; translated from the coding sequence TTGACAGACACAAAAATTTCGAAGATCGGGGTCTTTACCTCGGGTGGAGATGCTCCCGGAATGAACGCTGCTATCCGTGCAGTGGTGCGGGCCGGCATTTATTATCAGAAAGAACTTTTCGGGATCATCCATGGATATGAAGGCATGATTGAAGGGGAAATCGTAAAGCTTGGAGCACGTTCCGTCGGGAATATTCTTCAGCGTGGCGGTACCATCTTAAAGTCAGCACGCAGTGACAACTTCCGCACAAAGGAAGGTCGCGCGAAAGCATACGAAACGCTCAAGAAGAACAACATCGACGCATTGGTTGCCATTGGTGGTGATGGAACGTTTACAGGTCTTCATCTTTTCTATCAGGAGTTTGGAATTCCATCTGTTTGTATTCCCGGCACCATCGACAATGACATTGCCGGAACGGATTATACGATCGGTTATGATACTGCTACCAACACTGCCGTGGAAGCCATTGACAAGATCCGTGATACTGCTCTTTCACACAACAGACTTTTCTTTATTGAAGTAATGGGTCGTCACTCGGGATACATCGCATTGAACAGCGGAATCGCCGGAGGTGCAGTTGCGATCATAATTCCGGAACAGGAGATATCTTTTGATCAGCTCTATAGCGTTCTCGAACAGAGTGGAAGGACCAGCAAGAAATCAAGTCTCGTTGTCGTAGCCGAAGGTTCAAAGATCGGCGGGGCCAATGATCTTGCGAGAATGGTTGCGGAACGCTCCAACTACTTTGACATTAAGGTTACAATACTCGGACACCTTCAGCGAGGTGGTGCTCCTACTTACTTTGACCGTGTACTGGCAAGTCGTATGGGTGTAGCGGCGGTGGAAGGATTGATAAATAATGAGAAGGATTGCATGGTTGGAATTCACAACAACCAGATTGTATTCAATCCATTCGATAGCATCATGAATGGACAGCATCATGAGATTGATCAGGAGTCGTTGAGGTTGGCAAAAATTTTATCTATTTAA
- a CDS encoding ROK family protein yields the protein MKELTVGIDIGGTNTKFGVVDREGKVYHQANIVTTDYDDFEDFFEAMADALREGMNFLPSDSRIVGIGIGAANGNYYKGTIERATNLKWKGVLPLAKLFKDEFGVPCILTNDANAAAVGEMIYGHAKGMKDFVVITLGTGLGSGFVCGGLLLNGHHGIAGELGHTSVNPAGRYCNCGKRGCLETYVSATGIKRTVYKLLADHLEPSELRGISFEDLNTKMISEAANRGDTVAKEAFEYTGRILGMKLADTVVHTDPQAIFLFGGLALAGDLIFKPTLYHMEQNLMPLFRGKVKILPSAMQNQAAPILGASSLVWDYLEKTKEAVA from the coding sequence ATGAAAGAACTAACAGTAGGGATTGACATTGGCGGTACCAATACAAAGTTTGGAGTAGTCGACCGTGAAGGGAAGGTTTATCACCAGGCGAATATTGTTACTACCGACTATGATGATTTCGAAGATTTCTTTGAAGCCATGGCAGATGCTCTCCGTGAAGGAATGAACTTCCTCCCTTCCGATTCAAGAATCGTTGGAATCGGAATCGGTGCAGCGAACGGCAATTACTATAAAGGAACCATCGAGCGTGCCACCAACCTTAAATGGAAAGGTGTGCTTCCCCTGGCTAAGTTGTTTAAAGATGAATTCGGAGTTCCCTGTATTCTTACCAATGATGCCAACGCTGCGGCGGTTGGTGAAATGATCTACGGTCATGCAAAAGGCATGAAGGATTTTGTTGTGATCACATTAGGTACTGGTTTGGGAAGTGGATTTGTGTGCGGCGGACTTTTATTAAACGGTCATCACGGTATTGCCGGTGAGCTGGGTCATACTTCCGTGAATCCTGCAGGACGTTATTGCAATTGTGGTAAAAGAGGATGCCTGGAAACATATGTTTCAGCAACCGGTATCAAGAGAACCGTTTACAAACTGTTAGCGGATCATCTTGAACCAAGTGAATTGCGCGGCATCAGCTTTGAAGATCTTAATACTAAAATGATATCAGAAGCTGCCAACCGTGGTGATACGGTTGCCAAAGAAGCTTTCGAATATACTGGACGAATACTCGGAATGAAGCTTGCGGATACTGTTGTTCATACCGACCCTCAGGCGATCTTCCTGTTCGGCGGACTTGCACTGGCAGGTGATCTTATCTTCAAGCCGACATTGTATCACATGGAACAGAACCTCATGCCGCTGTTCCGCGGAAAAGTAAAAATACTTCCATCCGCCATGCAGAATCAGGCCGCTCCTATTCTTGGTGCCAGCAGTCTCGTATGGGATTACCTGGAGAAGACGAAGGAGGCTGTAGCCTAA
- a CDS encoding N-acetylmuramoyl-L-alanine amidase produces the protein MSTYKWLLDAGHGGMTKEGLYTTSPAKMHVFDDGLTFYEGVNNRAIMDLLIESLTQCKFDYELVYDAVKDTPLSKRVSTANKIQASTDQRCIYLSIHSDAMPEGKHGKGSGVSIYTSKGQTKSDIIADIFADFYTDYFDQFKFRQDRTDGDADKEEDFYVLRKTNCPAILIENLFFDNRREAEFLLSDAGRAKIAEILFLSISYTEHTKPI, from the coding sequence ATGAGCACTTATAAATGGCTACTGGATGCCGGCCACGGAGGCATGACCAAAGAGGGACTGTACACAACATCGCCCGCAAAGATGCACGTGTTTGACGATGGTCTCACGTTCTATGAAGGTGTCAACAACCGCGCGATCATGGACCTTCTGATTGAATCGTTGACGCAATGTAAGTTTGATTATGAACTGGTATATGATGCTGTAAAAGACACGCCCCTCAGTAAAAGAGTTTCAACAGCCAACAAGATCCAGGCATCAACTGATCAGCGCTGCATCTATCTCTCCATCCATAGTGATGCGATGCCGGAAGGAAAGCATGGTAAAGGTTCGGGAGTCTCCATCTACACGTCGAAGGGACAAACCAAAAGCGATATCATCGCTGATATCTTTGCTGACTTCTATACGGATTATTTTGACCAGTTCAAATTCCGTCAGGACCGTACCGATGGTGACGCAGATAAAGAAGAAGATTTTTATGTGCTGAGGAAAACCAATTGTCCTGCGATCCTCATTGAAAACCTGTTCTTCGACAACCGCAGGGAAGCAGAGTTCCTGTTGAGCGATGCAGGTCGCGCTAAGATCGCCGAGATACTGTTCCTGTCCATCAGCTATACCGAGCACACCAAGCCGATATAA